Proteins encoded together in one Pseudomonadota bacterium window:
- a CDS encoding type II toxin-antitoxin system RelE/ParE family toxin, with product MAYKVIFTKDAHNDLKGLDKSIRTQVIKKAIALQENPFLGNPLGNKFGLDLTGYYKIYVAKKAYRIVYHLIGEQIEVVEIVGIGRRDKEEVYRLAVKRLKGIVQKEEDKRGT from the coding sequence ATGGCCTATAAAGTCATATTTACAAAAGATGCCCATAATGACCTCAAAGGCCTCGATAAATCAATCAGGACTCAGGTTATAAAAAAGGCTATTGCCTTACAGGAAAACCCTTTCCTTGGGAACCCGCTGGGAAATAAATTCGGCCTTGACCTTACCGGCTATTACAAAATATATGTGGCAAAGAAAGCCTACAGGATTGTGTATCACCTCATTGGAGAGCAGATTGAAGTCGTCGAGATTGTTGGTATAGGAAGAAGAGACAAAGAAGAAGTGTACCGACTTGCAGTAAAAAGGTTGAAGGGAATCGTCCAAAAGGAAGAAGATAAAAG
- a CDS encoding type II toxin-antitoxin system Phd/YefM family antitoxin: MMLVNTNKMISVTRLQRELTQKLRDVSDTKEPLFVLRNNEVAAVMVSPDEYSTLKELEEVLEHFEIYEMVQQRMKHHDSSQSVTLEEIRERYGL, encoded by the coding sequence ATGATGCTGGTTAACACGAACAAGATGATTTCCGTAACCCGACTACAGAGAGAACTTACCCAAAAGTTGCGTGACGTCTCGGATACGAAAGAACCGCTCTTTGTTCTGAGAAATAATGAGGTTGCAGCCGTTATGGTATCGCCTGATGAATATTCTACCTTAAAAGAGCTGGAAGAGGTTCTTGAGCACTTCGAGATATATGAGATGGTACAACAACGCATGAAACACCATGATTCTTCTCAGAGCGTAACCCTTGAAGAAATAAGGGAACGTTATGGCCTATAA
- a CDS encoding tetratricopeptide repeat protein: protein MRSTVSKYIPTIQVCSFFCFAVIMAVMLSLIPFPVRGEIQTITRTVKEQFGGSRSADDARIAAVARAKREALEKAGVYVESLAVVKDFRVEKDEILALSAGVLKTEVVSEKNYVSGNVKGIEVVVEVVVDTSFLEARVKKLLEDRKHLNDLNQARIKEKEYLDKITKLEVENLRLMAQNKSSDDLKRQFQEASQGLTAVDWFYKASALWQDEKFSNPKKAIEYLNNAIRLKPDFAVAYNNRGVAYSALGQHQHAIEDCNEAVRLEPDDAKAYYNRGLAYLSLGQYQQSITDFNESIRLKPDVAIAYSNRGSAYGKLGQHQRAIQDFNEAIRLKPDYAAAYLNRGNAYHGLGQHQRAIEDFNESIRLKPDNANAYYNRGNAYLKLRQPQRAIEDYNEAIRLNPDDAGAYNNRGYAYLLMGNTTRGCSDAQKACSLGDCKLYELAKRKGDCR, encoded by the coding sequence ATGAGAAGTACAGTTTCAAAGTATATTCCAACTATTCAGGTATGTTCCTTCTTCTGTTTTGCTGTTATCATGGCGGTTATGCTGAGCCTTATCCCTTTCCCTGTCAGGGGAGAGATTCAAACCATCACCCGCACCGTCAAAGAACAATTCGGAGGCAGTAGGTCAGCCGATGATGCACGTATTGCCGCAGTAGCAAGAGCAAAACGTGAAGCCTTGGAAAAGGCAGGGGTTTACGTGGAAAGTCTCGCTGTTGTTAAAGACTTTCGTGTAGAGAAAGATGAGATTCTCGCCTTGTCGGCAGGTGTCTTGAAAACTGAGGTTGTATCAGAAAAGAACTATGTCAGCGGGAACGTCAAAGGCATTGAAGTCGTGGTCGAAGTGGTTGTTGATACGTCCTTTCTGGAAGCGAGAGTCAAGAAACTTTTGGAAGACAGAAAACACCTGAATGACCTCAATCAGGCCAGGATAAAAGAGAAGGAATATCTGGACAAGATAACTAAACTGGAAGTGGAAAACCTGCGCCTAATGGCACAGAACAAAAGCAGCGACGATTTGAAGAGGCAATTTCAGGAGGCATCCCAGGGGCTCACAGCGGTGGACTGGTTTTATAAAGCCTCAGCACTCTGGCAGGACGAAAAATTCTCTAACCCCAAAAAAGCTATTGAATACCTGAATAATGCCATCCGCCTCAAACCTGACTTTGCCGTGGCGTACAACAACCGGGGGGTAGCATACAGCGCCCTTGGTCAGCACCAGCATGCAATTGAAGATTGTAACGAGGCTGTCCGGCTTGAACCTGATGATGCCAAGGCATACTACAACCGGGGGTTGGCATACTTGAGTCTCGGTCAGTACCAGCAGTCAATTACAGATTTCAACGAGTCCATTCGCCTCAAACCTGACGTTGCGATTGCATACTCCAACCGGGGGTCAGCATACGGGAAGCTTGGTCAGCACCAGCGGGCAATTCAAGACTTTAACGAGGCTATCCGTCTCAAACCGGATTATGCCGCTGCCTACTTAAACCGAGGGAATGCATACCATGGCCTTGGTCAGCACCAGAGAGCAATCGAGGATTTTAATGAGTCCATCCGTCTCAAACCGGACAATGCCAATGCATACTATAATCGAGGGAATGCATACTTGAAACTCCGCCAACCCCAGCGAGCAATAGAAGATTACAACGAGGCTATCCGTCTCAACCCAGATGATGCCGGGGCATATAACAACAGGGGGTATGCATATTTGCTTATGGGCAATACCACCCGTGGATGCAGTGACGCTCAAAAGGCGTGTAGTTTGGGGGATTGCAAGTTATACGAATTGGCAAAAAGGAAGGGGGATTGCCGTTAA
- a CDS encoding HD domain-containing protein, with amino-acid sequence MISRYLILKLYNAAVMQRWNDKIRPVELRELDKQAHKMMIAYFLGKFEEGEKGFNWLEVIEGGFFEFLQRIVITDLKPQIFNRIKENHTRYDKLNAWVFHQLETVIFPLGEGFVERFKGYFSTTDDTINKKILSASHFYATRWEFDIIERANPGGYEIPKIKDLLQERQEKYYDLKGIQQLALYPRYRNFIDLCGQLRFQLRWNYVNMNPRISVLGHMLIVAILSYLLTQEIGSCTRRCVNNYFTGLFHDLPEVLTRDIISPVKRSIEGLDELIKEYEKEQMEKEVYGLIPDKWHQEMKMFTEDEFSSIVTINGETSRASSDEISDRYNSDSCNPRDGELIKAVDELSAFTEAYLALENGVKSKELNEAKASIRGKYKNRIIAGIEFDRIYADLEANSAVAG; translated from the coding sequence GTGATTAGCAGATATCTCATCCTTAAGCTTTACAACGCTGCCGTCATGCAGCGGTGGAACGATAAAATACGGCCTGTTGAATTGAGGGAGCTCGACAAACAGGCGCATAAGATGATGATTGCATATTTTCTCGGAAAATTTGAGGAAGGGGAAAAAGGATTCAACTGGCTGGAAGTTATCGAAGGCGGCTTCTTCGAATTTCTTCAGCGTATCGTCATTACAGATCTGAAGCCCCAGATATTCAACAGGATAAAAGAGAACCATACCCGATATGATAAACTGAATGCATGGGTTTTTCATCAGCTTGAAACTGTCATATTTCCATTGGGGGAAGGTTTTGTGGAGAGGTTCAAAGGGTATTTCTCGACAACGGATGATACAATCAACAAGAAAATCCTGAGCGCCTCCCATTTTTATGCTACCCGCTGGGAGTTTGACATTATCGAGAGGGCAAACCCGGGAGGATATGAAATACCGAAGATAAAGGACCTCCTCCAGGAAAGGCAGGAAAAGTACTATGACCTGAAGGGAATCCAGCAGCTTGCCCTCTATCCACGATACAGGAACTTCATTGACCTCTGCGGTCAGTTGAGATTCCAGTTGCGCTGGAACTATGTGAACATGAATCCCCGCATATCGGTATTAGGGCATATGCTTATTGTGGCAATCCTGTCATACCTCCTCACGCAGGAGATCGGCTCCTGCACCCGTCGATGCGTCAACAACTATTTCACCGGATTATTCCATGACCTCCCTGAGGTCCTCACAAGAGACATCATCTCTCCGGTGAAACGTTCTATTGAGGGTTTGGATGAACTCATTAAAGAATATGAAAAAGAGCAGATGGAAAAAGAGGTATACGGCCTTATTCCTGATAAGTGGCATCAGGAAATGAAGATGTTCACCGAAGATGAATTCAGCAGTATCGTGACAATAAACGGTGAAACAAGCCGTGCAAGTTCCGATGAGATATCGGACCGTTATAACTCAGATTCCTGTAATCCCCGTGATGGAGAACTCATAAAGGCTGTAGACGAACTCTCTGCCTTCACAGAGGCTTACCTGGCGCTGGAAAACGGTGTAAAATCAAAGGAATTGAACGAAGCAAAGGCATCGATAAGAGGGAAATACAAAAACAGGATAATTGCAGGGATCGAATTTGACAGGATTTATGCAGACCTTGAAGCAAATTCTGCTGTTGCAGGGTGA
- a CDS encoding TolC family protein, whose protein sequence is MKKNLFICIIFFALSLISSHSYSITLDEAVKRAIDVSYPIKEQKETVKRTEFSYISSIDPFLPTVTIQTGYTRYLYGAPVTYTSGFTPLVNNEFYNATGAISYRLFDGGLRYAQRQGSFSLMGREKEKLQGIRNDVLFNIRAAFFTALGKRVVVEKRNEAYETTKKLYDLTKARFTEGIVRKSDVLQAEVRVTSSKIDVVDAVTDYEKSMEDLKSLLLIEPDEKHDVEGLLEAPQFQESYQSLTEKAIKTRPDVTYQLKEIDRLTSVYKEKKSNWWPKIDVGLQQARQDTSFFPNGREDTVMLNFSYPLFDGVGRYYNMEGAQKDVNAAKYKLEEIKRNVKLDIIKAYKDFDLSLENIRMYTELLREATSNFNQALGEYKAGKGDILTLIQAEKDWAKAKENLVVSMYKSNNALAYLQKVSYSDGN, encoded by the coding sequence ATGAAAAAAAACCTCTTTATCTGTATTATCTTCTTTGCCCTTTCCCTTATATCTTCCCATTCTTATTCAATAACCCTCGATGAGGCAGTCAAGAGGGCAATCGATGTTTCTTATCCCATAAAAGAGCAGAAAGAGACCGTTAAAAGAACGGAATTTTCATATATTTCTTCCATTGACCCGTTTCTGCCAACCGTCACCATCCAGACAGGATATACGCGCTATTTGTACGGAGCACCGGTTACTTACACGTCAGGGTTCACGCCCCTTGTCAACAATGAATTTTACAATGCTACAGGTGCTATCTCCTACAGGTTATTTGATGGTGGACTGAGATATGCACAAAGGCAAGGCTCGTTTTCCCTTATGGGCAGGGAGAAGGAGAAACTGCAAGGTATCAGGAATGATGTCTTGTTTAATATCAGGGCAGCTTTTTTCACGGCATTGGGCAAAAGGGTTGTTGTTGAGAAAAGGAACGAGGCATATGAAACAACCAAAAAATTATATGATTTGACAAAGGCCCGATTTACAGAGGGAATAGTCAGAAAAAGCGATGTATTGCAGGCGGAGGTAAGGGTTACATCTTCAAAGATCGATGTGGTCGATGCAGTAACTGATTACGAGAAATCGATGGAGGACCTGAAATCCCTTCTTTTGATAGAGCCTGATGAAAAACATGATGTTGAAGGGTTACTCGAAGCGCCGCAATTCCAGGAAAGCTATCAGAGTCTGACAGAAAAGGCTATTAAAACGAGGCCCGATGTTACTTACCAGTTAAAGGAAATAGACCGTTTAACCAGCGTGTATAAGGAAAAGAAAAGCAACTGGTGGCCGAAGATTGATGTTGGCTTACAACAGGCGAGACAGGATACTTCATTTTTCCCCAATGGCAGAGAAGATACGGTTATGCTGAATTTTAGCTACCCTCTCTTTGATGGTGTTGGAAGATATTACAATATGGAAGGCGCCCAAAAGGATGTTAATGCTGCGAAATACAAGCTTGAAGAAATAAAGAGAAATGTGAAGCTTGATATCATAAAGGCGTACAAGGATTTTGATTTGAGTCTTGAGAACATCAGGATGTATACCGAACTGTTAAGAGAAGCGACAAGCAACTTTAACCAGGCTCTTGGTGAGTACAAGGCAGGGAAAGGCGATATTCTCACACTTATTCAGGCAGAAAAGGATTGGGCAAAGGCAAAAGAGAATCTTGTTGTGTCAATGTATAAATCAAATAATGCCCTTGCTTACCTTCAGAAAGTATCCTATTCAGACGGGAATTAA
- a CDS encoding efflux RND transporter periplasmic adaptor subunit: protein MKLTKKRVVGIVLLVIIAALVVFYFTGKRGKSEKISGEVFTVKKGNVTNFAEQTGIVKAQVGAIVKVGTRATGELIQLRYQVGDYVKKGELIAKIDDREKLANIRNLQAQIEEQKKDLAAKEAQYQYSKVNYEREERLLKQEFTTRDSVDKAKRELDVSVAQVELGKAKVVEAIEALKALEVSLSYNKIYAPISGYVSQVTTQEGETVVAGLAAVNLITVIDASKLEMWIYVDETDIGRVKPAMKAEYWVDAYRDKRFSGNISLIYPQPEIKENIVYYLAIVKIDPKDTTFLKPEMTTHVRIIISEKTDVLIVPNGAVRFEDGKNVVYIKAKDKTERKEVTPGIRDDKSTEIVAGLSEGERVVIPVVKRLAPGAKK from the coding sequence ATGAAATTGACAAAAAAACGTGTCGTAGGGATTGTTTTATTGGTAATCATAGCGGCCCTTGTTGTTTTTTATTTTACCGGCAAACGGGGCAAATCAGAGAAGATCAGCGGTGAGGTATTTACCGTTAAAAAAGGCAATGTGACAAATTTTGCCGAGCAGACAGGTATCGTAAAGGCACAGGTAGGCGCTATCGTAAAAGTAGGTACAAGGGCTACCGGTGAACTTATCCAGCTTAGATACCAGGTCGGTGATTATGTAAAGAAGGGCGAGCTCATTGCGAAAATTGATGACAGGGAGAAACTTGCAAACATAAGAAATCTCCAGGCTCAGATAGAAGAACAAAAAAAGGATTTGGCCGCTAAAGAGGCGCAGTATCAATACAGCAAGGTAAATTATGAGAGGGAGGAGCGGCTTTTAAAGCAGGAATTTACAACAAGGGACAGTGTTGACAAGGCGAAGAGGGAACTCGATGTATCGGTAGCCCAGGTAGAGCTTGGAAAGGCCAAAGTAGTTGAAGCCATAGAAGCCCTGAAGGCCCTTGAGGTTTCGTTAAGCTATAATAAGATTTATGCCCCCATTTCCGGATATGTTTCACAGGTGACAACCCAGGAAGGTGAGACGGTTGTGGCTGGTCTTGCTGCGGTAAATCTTATTACAGTCATCGATGCTTCAAAGCTGGAAATGTGGATATATGTCGATGAAACAGACATCGGCAGGGTAAAGCCAGCTATGAAGGCTGAATACTGGGTCGATGCATACAGAGACAAGCGGTTTTCAGGGAATATCAGCCTTATCTACCCGCAGCCTGAAATTAAGGAAAATATTGTCTATTACCTTGCCATAGTGAAGATAGACCCGAAAGATACAACTTTCCTGAAACCGGAAATGACCACCCACGTGAGGATTATTATAAGTGAAAAAACAGATGTATTAATTGTCCCGAATGGCGCTGTACGTTTTGAAGACGGGAAAAATGTTGTTTATATAAAGGCAAAAGACAAAACTGAGCGGAAAGAAGTAACGCCGGGCATCAGGGATGACAAGTCTACCGAAATCGTTGCAGGACTCAGCGAAGGAGAGCGTGTTGTGATCCCTGTAGTAAAAAGACTTGCCCCGGGCGCCAAAAAGTGA
- a CDS encoding ABC transporter ATP-binding protein, with amino-acid sequence MITLKNIRKSYFVGERELPILKGINLEIKRGEFVILMGVSGSGKTTLMNIIGLLDKQTEGEFYFMDTSVEGLDDEALAGFRNRHIGFVFQQFFLLPYLSAIENVLIPMVYSTKEIKHPRDKARHLLQRFNLAERTHNRPSQLSGGEQQRVAIARALINDPDLILADEPTGALDSKTGNEIMELFRMLNEDGKTVMVVTHDPKLASYGRRLIRIEDGTISEDITT; translated from the coding sequence GTGATCACCCTTAAAAACATCAGAAAAAGCTATTTCGTCGGTGAGAGAGAACTTCCGATTCTCAAAGGAATAAACCTTGAGATAAAGCGGGGGGAGTTTGTAATCCTCATGGGTGTTTCCGGATCAGGCAAGACAACCCTCATGAATATTATCGGACTCCTCGATAAGCAGACTGAGGGTGAGTTTTATTTCATGGATACCAGCGTTGAAGGTCTTGATGATGAGGCGCTTGCGGGTTTCAGAAACAGGCATATCGGATTTGTATTTCAGCAGTTTTTTCTTCTCCCCTACTTAAGCGCCATCGAAAACGTTTTGATACCCATGGTGTATTCAACAAAGGAGATAAAACACCCGCGAGACAAGGCAAGGCATTTACTCCAGAGGTTCAATCTTGCCGAGAGGACCCATAACCGTCCCTCACAGCTTTCCGGGGGCGAGCAGCAGAGGGTTGCCATAGCAAGGGCACTCATAAATGATCCTGACCTCATTCTCGCAGACGAGCCTACCGGAGCTCTTGATTCAAAAACAGGGAATGAAATCATGGAGCTTTTTCGCATGCTCAATGAGGATGGCAAGACTGTTATGGTTGTTACCCATGACCCAAAACTCGCATCCTACGGGAGAAGACTGATAAGGATAGAGGATGGGACTATCTCAGAAGATATCACAACTTAG
- a CDS encoding ABC transporter permease, whose translation MGLSQKISQLREFLEETLKILYYYRSRVVFSFSGVALGILSICVIVTTIDGANKKAYEIFEALGPDSIMIFSGSERQRTARERVNTLTVSDADLLQRIGGIYDVLKVFQVRGVNMKYRDRKWQTQVVGGTENYFTSFKWELQSGSYFSREAYDNAEAECVIGAKVSEELFKGENAIGKVIQIGQLPTKVAGVLEERGGSVGGPNMDDRVIMPLTTVMSRLSNEKRFLSMIRLKTNRDVDATIEDVKMVLRNNHGIPDEGEDNFMTRSSKDILQFVSVISGSLFLFLGTASIVALVVSGFVLANLFYLTIQERKKDIGIRRAYGATRKGILLSFLFESVFITILGGIAGVLLSITLEGTFEKLFNIPMEFSFKVVIFALVFSFLTGVLSGLKPALKASRIEPIEAIRG comes from the coding sequence ATGGGACTATCTCAGAAGATATCACAACTTAGAGAATTTTTAGAAGAAACATTGAAGATCCTTTACTACTACAGGAGCAGGGTGGTATTTTCCTTCTCCGGTGTCGCCCTTGGGATCCTTTCCATCTGTGTCATTGTAACTACAATTGATGGTGCAAATAAGAAGGCCTATGAGATTTTCGAAGCCCTGGGGCCGGATTCTATCATGATCTTCAGCGGAAGCGAAAGACAGCGTACGGCAAGGGAAAGGGTCAATACATTGACGGTCAGCGACGCGGATTTGCTTCAGAGGATTGGAGGTATTTACGATGTTTTAAAGGTCTTTCAGGTGAGAGGCGTCAATATGAAATATCGGGACAGAAAATGGCAGACACAGGTTGTCGGGGGAACCGAAAATTACTTTACATCCTTTAAGTGGGAACTGCAAAGCGGCTCATACTTTTCCCGTGAAGCATATGACAATGCAGAGGCGGAATGTGTGATCGGCGCAAAGGTTTCCGAAGAGTTGTTTAAAGGTGAAAATGCCATCGGCAAGGTCATACAAATCGGTCAGTTGCCGACAAAGGTTGCAGGTGTCCTTGAGGAGAGGGGCGGCTCTGTCGGCGGCCCCAACATGGATGACAGGGTGATTATGCCGTTGACCACTGTTATGAGCAGACTTTCCAATGAAAAGCGGTTTCTCAGCATGATACGATTAAAGACAAACAGAGATGTGGATGCAACCATTGAAGATGTAAAAATGGTGCTTCGGAACAACCATGGTATACCGGATGAGGGCGAAGACAATTTCATGACGAGAAGCTCAAAGGATATACTCCAGTTTGTTTCTGTAATTTCCGGTTCGCTCTTTTTGTTCCTCGGAACTGCATCTATTGTTGCGCTTGTGGTAAGCGGATTTGTGCTTGCCAACCTTTTTTACCTTACAATCCAAGAGAGAAAAAAGGATATCGGTATCAGGAGGGCATATGGGGCAACGAGGAAAGGCATCCTGCTCTCTTTTCTCTTTGAATCAGTCTTTATTACCATCCTTGGGGGTATTGCCGGTGTGTTGCTGAGTATCACCCTTGAAGGCACCTTTGAGAAACTTTTTAATATCCCGATGGAATTTTCATTTAAGGTCGTTATTTTTGCACTGGTTTTCAGCTTCCTTACAGGAGTTTTGTCTGGTCTGAAGCCGGCATTGAAGGCGAGCAGAATCGAACCCATTGAGGCCATTCGCGGATGA
- a CDS encoding ABC transporter permease — MIYSLKFYLKIALQNLVVHKARMMLALLGILFAVMSLVAFGNISSGMKRKIDDEIGRFGKNLVILRAGLVFQAGRATKQFSEARTLKLSDIKRIKESLQGIDEIAPYYDTTYPARYEDKTLRVSVIGVTDNIFSIKNTSLLMGRYFTKDDDRTTEKKVVVGYKVYDNLFDLKDPIGKYILLFRVPTEIIGVMEEKGTDLTGQDQDIIVYIPLNTFMRRYSNIDYIKGAYIQAQDGIPLNEMKARLRAFVRKIHNMKASEKDDFSVFTMEDILKTREEGIRLVTVLTIIASTVSFLIGGLGIFAIMLLSVSERKMEIGIRRVVGSKKRDIVLQFLTESVIVALIGGAFGVAVGFAITIIVDYFGGFPIVFGLQNIFISLFISMIVGVLAGIYPAIQGTKYEPVKALYS; from the coding sequence ATGATATATTCGCTCAAATTCTATCTGAAAATAGCCCTGCAAAACCTCGTTGTCCACAAGGCAAGGATGATGCTTGCCCTCCTTGGTATACTCTTTGCTGTCATGAGTCTCGTTGCTTTCGGGAATATCAGCAGCGGTATGAAACGGAAAATCGATGATGAGATTGGCAGGTTCGGGAAAAATCTTGTTATCCTCAGGGCTGGTCTTGTCTTTCAGGCTGGAAGGGCAACGAAACAGTTTTCAGAGGCCAGGACCCTGAAGCTTTCAGATATAAAACGGATCAAGGAGTCCTTGCAAGGCATAGATGAGATTGCCCCGTATTATGATACGACATATCCTGCACGCTATGAGGATAAGACGCTCAGGGTGAGCGTGATAGGCGTGACGGATAACATTTTTTCCATAAAAAATACAAGCCTTCTCATGGGAAGGTACTTCACAAAAGATGATGATCGTACTACAGAAAAAAAGGTTGTTGTGGGATACAAGGTGTACGACAACCTTTTTGATTTGAAGGACCCCATCGGCAAATACATTCTTCTCTTCAGGGTGCCAACCGAAATTATCGGTGTCATGGAAGAAAAGGGTACAGATTTAACGGGTCAGGATCAGGATATTATTGTGTATATCCCGCTGAATACTTTCATGAGGCGGTACAGCAACATTGATTATATTAAGGGCGCCTACATACAGGCACAGGATGGTATACCGCTCAACGAGATGAAGGCGAGGCTCAGGGCCTTTGTAAGGAAGATCCATAACATGAAAGCCAGCGAGAAAGACGATTTTTCAGTTTTTACCATGGAAGACATACTAAAGACGAGGGAAGAGGGGATACGTCTTGTAACTGTTCTAACCATTATTGCCTCGACGGTATCATTTCTCATAGGGGGGCTGGGCATTTTTGCCATTATGCTCCTTTCTGTTTCTGAACGGAAGATGGAGATCGGCATCAGGAGGGTCGTTGGCTCAAAGAAAAGGGATATTGTCCTCCAGTTTCTCACCGAATCGGTTATTGTGGCCCTTATTGGAGGCGCCTTTGGCGTTGCCGTTGGTTTTGCGATTACCATCATAGTAGACTATTTCGGGGGATTTCCCATTGTGTTCGGATTGCAGAATATTTTCATTTCCCTTTTCATAAGTATGATCGTAGGTGTCCTCGCAGGTATCTATCCTGCCATCCAGGGTACCAAGTACGAGCCTGTGAAGGCATTGTATTCATGA
- a CDS encoding zinc ribbon domain-containing protein: protein MAYKECLSCGKKVHPNTKTCKHCGANPDVAKVVKEEIAKDDALSRFSSTYKSSRMMAQVSSLAGWLIFAFSITGLIMAFAEKGMPSSLIIFGPLLGVVGGIIIIVSGQLTRAVADVADHCSEILAILKSKTPK from the coding sequence ATGGCGTATAAAGAATGTCTATCGTGTGGGAAAAAGGTTCATCCGAATACCAAAACATGCAAACACTGTGGCGCTAATCCTGATGTTGCAAAGGTTGTTAAGGAAGAAATTGCAAAAGATGATGCTCTTTCTCGCTTCTCATCTACATATAAATCTTCGAGAATGATGGCACAAGTTTCTTCATTGGCCGGATGGCTGATATTTGCCTTCAGTATAACAGGGTTAATTATGGCCTTTGCTGAAAAGGGAATGCCTTCATCACTAATAATATTTGGCCCGTTACTGGGGGTTGTTGGTGGCATTATTATTATTGTTTCAGGTCAGTTGACGCGTGCTGTTGCTGACGTTGCCGATCACTGCAGTGAAATACTTGCGATACTCAAATCGAAAACTCCGAAATAA